A single Gadus macrocephalus chromosome 22, ASM3116895v1 DNA region contains:
- the LOC132451610 gene encoding uncharacterized protein LOC132451610 — MEKKATVSVTTVGLKTTPGTKAVAMMMTAGKETVTAATRTAIPVIVTPAVAVTMTAVKRVVAATTSTAIPVIVTAAVAATMTAVKRVVAATTSTAIPVIVTAAVAATMTAVKRVVAATTSSAIPVTVTPAVAATMTAVKRVVAATTSTAIPVIVMPTVAATMTAGTKRIAMAIEEADAAPNSVMGATSAIAKTARVRTTVAEAVKALAVAEAATALAVAEAATALAVAMVAAAVAAAAVVAVRATATTGADVSTRATSMAMAMGTGTGTGMGVVGERAMVISTARCSS, encoded by the coding sequence ATGGAAAAAAAGGCGACCGTCAGTGTGACAACCGTGGGTCTGAAGACGACGCCCGGGACAAAGGCCGTTGCCATGATGATGACCGCCGGGAAAGAGACGGTCACCGCGGCGACAAGGACTGCGATTCCGGTGATCGTGACGCCGGCCGTCGCCGTGACGATGACTGCCGTGAAAAGGGTGGTCGCCGCGACGACAAGCACTGCGATTCCGGTGATCGTGACGGCGGCCGTCGCCGCGACGATGACTGCCGTGAAAAGGGTGGTCGCCGCGACGACAAGCACTGCGATTCCGGTGATCGTGACGGCGGCCGTCGCCGCGACGATGACTGCCGTGAAAAGGGTGGTCGCCGCGACGACAAGCAGTGCGATTCCGGTGACCGTGACGCCGGCGGTCGCCGCGACGATGACTGCCGTGAAAAGGGTGGTCGCCGCGACGACAAGCACTGCGATTCCGGTGATCGTGATGCCGACCGTCGCCGCGACGATGACTGCCGGGACAAAGAGGATCGCCATGGCGATAGAGGAGGCAGATGCAGCCCCAAACAGCGTGATGGGAGCCACGAGCGCCATCGCAAAAACAGCAAGAGTCCGGACCACCGTCGCCGAGGCAGTAAAAGCCCTCGCCGTCGCCGAGGCAGCAACAGCCCTCGCCGTCGCCGAGGCAGCAACAGCCCTCGCCGTCGCCATGGTAGCGGCAGCGGTAGCGGCAGCGGCAGTAGTGGCAGTGAGAGCGACGGCAACCACGGGCGCAGACGTAAGCACAAGGGCCACAAGCATGGCCATGGCCATGGGCACGGGCACGGGCACGGGCATGGGGGTGGTAGGGGAAAGGGCCATGGTCATAAGCACTGCTAGATGTTCCTCATGA